In Desulfobacterales bacterium, the DNA window CTATACTTGTATTGATTATAAAGCACGCGCAAGGCATCCCGAATCACCTCATTGAGTTCAACCGCTTCCGAATAGGTATCCGTTTGGCGTGATAAGCTCAAAAGACTCGTCACGATATTCCTGGCTCGTCGAAGTTCCTTGTCTGCAAACTTTAGATCCTCAATCGTTTCCTTTCGCGCACCACTCATTACGTCGTCGTTCAAATCCTCAATGGAGCTCTGAACCAAGCTGACGGTGCTGGTGAGGGGATTATTGAGCTCATGCGCAACGCCGGCCACCAGCTGGCCAATAGCGGCCAGGCTCTCGGATCGAATCAATTTTTCTTGCGTCCGCTCTTTTTCTTCCAGCGCCTGCTGCAAGGCCTGTGTCCTGGCAACCACCTTTTCTTCAAGTTTCCGGTTTAATTCGTCAACCCGTTGATAGGACCTGGCATTTTCAATTGCCAGGGCGCTTTGGCCGGAAAGGGTCTCCAACAGATCGATATCCTCCCGACTAAAAGGCTCCCCGGAGTATTTGGGGCCTAACAAAAAATAGCCGTTTAATTGATTCTTAAAAATAAGCGGCACTGCCAGTTCCACCTGATTTTCCGTCATGTCCCTGAAAACGGCAGCCATACCCTTTTCGCTCAGTCTCCGGTACAACTTTTGTTTTTCAACCGGATTTTGTTCTTTGAATAAACACCGGAGCAGGGGATGGCTTTGATCCAATAATTGGATGCACGACTGGGGATCCTCCGGATAGCTGAAACAAATCGGGGCCCTACCATCCGCAGGAGTGACCACCAGCCGGCAGGCACGAACCCGCATCGTATCGACCACAGTTTGAATCAGCGTGTTCCCGATGGCATCCATATTCAGAACGGACACGATCGTTTTACTGATACGCTTGAGCGCTTGCTGATAATCGTACTTTTTCCTGAAAAAAAACCGGTCGATCAGATGCTGTATCTGTAATTTTAATGGCCCGAAAACTATCGCCACCAAGAGAAAGAAAAAAAAGGGGAACGCAACGGAGTTGAACACATCTGCTCGGCTGAACAGCTTGGTCATCAGTGTCACAATAAGCGCATATAAGCAGGTCAGGCTCGCCGTTAAAACGGAGTAAACCAACCCCCTGTTGATAAAAGTGTCCGTATGCAACAGGTTATGCTTAGAAAGGCCGTAGGCAAACAATGCCATGGGGATAAACGCAAAATTGCCCGGCGGATAAACGCAAACACCGTGAATGGGAAAAAAATTCAGCCCGTTTAAAACGCCAAGCCCGCCAAACCCGGCAAACACAAACCAAAGCTGCTTTTTCCGAAACGCCTCCGGCTCTTTTCGAACTACCCGGTAAACCAGCATGGACACATACGCGGTCGCCGCAACCCCGATAATGCCGAACAAAGGGTAAAGCGGCCCCGCTTTTGCAAAAAAGCCGAACGCATACCGTGCCATATCAGAAATATACCAAGGCGTTAACGCCAGGCACATAAACAGAAACGCTATCCCGTGCGCAGCGGGAATTAAGAACCGCGGGGGTTTTTCCCCAAGGTAGGAATGAAAAAAATCAAGATAAAGCGGCACCAAAAAAGCGACAAAGAGATGATCCATCCGGCTGATCCACAGCGCCGCGATCCGGTTGCCGGTATTAAACGCATACAGGATATCCAGATACAGCAAGCTGGACAGAAGGCAGATCCATATGAATAATTTATTGGTTCTGTTCCTCGGAGCCTTAAAGTTTATCAAAAGGCCCAGCCCGAAAAATCCCGACAACGACAAAAGCGGCGGCAAACTAAAATAAAGATCCATGGGCCCGGTCCTTTACTTGAGTGCAACTGGGGCTTTTTAAGTAGATCCTTTCGTGAGCATTTCCCGGGCGTGGGAGAGGGTCGCCGCAGTGATGGTAACCCCTCCGAGCATTCTGGCGATTTCTTGCATTCTCGCCGGCTCATCCAGGGGCAAAATCGTGGTGTGTGTACGGCCTTTGGACACCTGCTTGGCAATGTAATAATGATGGTTTCCGAACCTGGCAATCTGCGGCAAATGCGTAATGCAGAGAACCTGATGATACTTGGCCAGTTTCACCATTTTTTCCCCCACCATCTCCGCCACATCCCCGCCGATGCCGGCATCGACCTCATCAAAAACAACGAGTCCGACCGATTCGCTTTGCGCCGATATCGCCATCAACGCCAGCATTACACGAGAGAGTTCCCCACCCGATGCAATTTTGGACAACGGTTTTAAGGCCTCGCCCACATTCGGTGCGATCATGAAGGTCGCCCGATCCATGCCGCTTTCATCCATTAAGGCCTCGCCGAGCTTCAGGTACGCGTCCACATTCTTTCCGGCCGGCACCTGCGTTAGGGAAACCTCAAATGTCGTATCCCTCATTTTCAAATCGGCCAGCTCTTTTTCCACCTGAACGGCAAACCCGACAGCCGCTTGCGTCCGTTTTTCAGAAAGCGACCTTGCTAAGGTGGCGGTCCGAGCGTACTTTTCATCCAGTTGGACGCGGATGGCGGCTATGTCCTCTGTAAGGGTTTCCATACCGGCCAACTCCGCCTCAATCGCTTCTCTGTGAGAAAAAACCGCGCCCAGATTTCCCCCATATTTTCTTTTGAGTTTATTCAGCACATCGATTCGTGCTTCCACATTCTCAAGCAAACGCTCATCCATCTGCAATCGATCAGCATATGCCCTCAAGGCGGCAACGGCATCCTCTATTTGAAACTGGGTGTCGGTCAGCGTGGTGATCATGGGGGTAAGGTCCGAATCGATCCGGCCCGCGCTGGAAAGCGCTTTTAAGACGCCCGCCAGTTGCTCGACTACGGCACCCTGTTCGCCGTAGAGGGCTTGAATGCTGCCGTGCACTGCCTGATACAGCGCCTCGGCATGTTTTAACCGGGCACGCTCTTTTTCAAGCACGGTATCCTCTTCCGGGGCCGGTGCGATTTTATCGATCTCATTTTTTTGAAATTCAAGCAACGCCGCCTGCTCCTGACTGTGATTTTGAGAACGTTGCAGGGCCTTAAGCTTTTCCATCAACGGCAACATTTCCCGATAACAACTCGTCATCTGCTCTCTAAGCGGCACCAGTCCGCCGAACCGATCCAGTATCAGAAGATGCGTTTCTTCCCTTAAAAGGCCCTGATGAGCGTGCTGCCCGGATACGCATGCTAAATTTTCCGCAACTGCCGCAAGCAGTTGTGCGGTTGCCAGCCGCCCATTAATGTAAATTCGATGCTTATCGTGCCGGGAGATGATTCGGCGAATCAACAACCCCTCGGAAAATTCCAGGTTATACTCGGCCATAACCCTTGCCGTCGGTGTTTCGGGCTTAATGCGGAACAGGGCTTCCAGTTCCGCGCTATCAGCGCCGGTACGAACCAGTTCCGTGGACGCTCGGCCACCCAACAATAGATTGACGGCGTTGATGATGATGGATTTTCCGGCACCCGTTTCACCGGTTAAAATTGTCAATCCTTCGGAAAAACGGATCGTCAAATCATCAATAATTGCAATGTTGCGTATGGTAAGTTCCTGAAGCATGGCCTTAGTCAGACTCGAGCATGATGATGGGGATGGGGGTTTTCGATTACCGCTTTATGGCATACTGAACCGGGTTTGTAAAGCAAAGGGTGAAAACCGTTCCCCCAACATTCGCGAACACAATCGCGAAATCTCTTGACAAGTAGCCCTTTCCTTTATAATCTCGTTACCTTTGGGCATATAGGTCGTGTTAAGCCTATCACATAAAATAAACGATTGGAAAGGAGACAAAACATGTCAAATTTGATTCCCCCGCATGGTGGAAAAGGCCTTACTTGCTGCCTTCTTGAAGGCGCGGAACTCGCGGCTGAAAAGAAAAAGGCCGAAGGCCTGAAACAAGTAGCGATCTCTCCCCGGGTCAAGGGTGACCTGATCATGATCGGTATCGGTGGGTTCAGCCCGCTTACGGGGTTTATGACCCGCGCCGACTGGAAAGGGGTTTGCGAAAACTTTCTGCTGCAAGACGGCACCTTCTGGCCCGTTCCGGTGACGCTTGATGCCTCCAAGGCGGAAGCCGATGCGATCAAAGAAGGCGATGAAATCGCGTTGTATGATCCGGAAGGAAAAGAAATCATGGGCACCATGAAAGTGACCGAAAAATGGGCCATGAGCGCGGACGACAAAAAATGGGAATGTGAAAAAGTCTTCATGGGCGAAGGCACCAAAACCGCTGAGGATTTCTGGAAGATCGCCAAAGAAGACCATCCCGGCGTACAGATGGTGATGAATCAGAAAGATGTTTGCCTGGCCGGAACCGTAAAGGTGTTGAGCGAAGGCGAATATCCCGTTAAGTATAAAGGAATCTATCAGCGGCCAGCTGAATCCCGAAAGATTTTCGAAGACAGAGGCTGGAAAGAGGTTGCCGCGCTTCAGTTGAGAAACCCGATGCATCGCTCCCATGAGTATCTGGCCAAAATCGCTGTTGAAGTCTGTGACGGCGTATTCATTCACTCTCTGGTCGGAAACCTGAAACCGGGCGACATTCCCGCAGAAGTTCGCGTTAAGTGTATTGATGTGCTCGTAAAAAATTACTTTGTGGAAGACAAGGTCGTTCAGGGCGGTTATCCGCTGGACATGCGCTATGCCGGACCGCGTGAAGGCCTGTTGCATGCCACCTTCCGCCAGAACTACGGATGCTCCCGCATGATTATCGGCCGGGATCACGCCGGCGTGGGCGATTTCTACGGGATGTTCGAAGCACAGACCATTTTTGATAAAATCCCGACCCCTGCCGAGCCCGGCAAGGCGTTGCTGTGCACCCCGCTGAAGATTGACTGGACTTTCTATTGTGTCAAATGTGACGGAATGGCCTCTCTTAGAACCTGCCCACACGGAAAAGAAGATCGCGTGCTTCTGTCCGGCACCATGCTGCGCAAGGGCTTATCCGAAGGCACCCCCATTGCGGATCACTTCGGCCGTGAAGAAGTTCTCGACATTCTTCGCGAGTACTATGCCGGCCTGACGGAAAAAGTAGCCATTAAAACACATGCGGCCGCTACCGGCCAAAAATAATCGCGTTTATATCATTCGTTAAAAGAAAGGGGCTTTTTACAAAGCCCCTTTCTTTTTTCTTTTATGGCCCACAATCAAAAAGGGGCGATGCACAGCATCGCCCCTTTTTGATTAACTTAAAAACCCGCGCGAATTATTTTCTGCCGGCGTATTCCATATAGGTCATGGCCACGGTTCGGTAAACCAGGTGCGCCAATTTAGAAAACGGCGTATAGGCGAACAGACTCCAGACAAAAATCAGATGCAAAAAATACACGATTGCGGACAGATCGTAAAGACCGCCTAGTCGGAGCATTTCCGTGAGCATACCGGTGACGCCCAACCCCAGCACCAGTCCCACCAGCGACCAGTCCCAATAGCTGTTAACGCTTTTCGTGTTTGCAAGGCGGTTTTTCAGCAGCAAAAAGCCGCCGATCACGAGTGCGATACCCGCCACGTTCGCCAGCCACTTGATGGGATTGATCTGGCTGTAAGGCCCATCAATGTGAAAGATCCATTCGGCCGCAAAAAAGCAACCCGTAACGATAAACAGGCCGATAAAGCCAAAGAGCACCATCATGTGAGCCGTTGAACGCTCTACATTTTCCGTACACTCGTTAAATTTTTTATGGGTTGCGATCGTTGGCAGAATACGAAGGAAGGCTTGCCCGAACCCTTTCGGATCGATGGTTTCTTTATCCGTTTTTCCTTCCGCCAGGGCATTGGCATGAATATCCGCCAAAAACCGCTTAAGGCCAAGGGCAAAAACAACGATCGCCGCCATAAAGGTGGGCACCATAATGATATCCACCAGCAAATTGCCGATATAATCGGCCTGCCAGAGATGATCGCCAGTAGGCGCAAAATTGAGCCAATCCACGCCGAACATCTTAAGAATCAACCCGACCACGAGAATAATCACCGCCGGTATAGCCAGCAGAATCGGCAGCTTTTTAGGATCCTGTACCGCTTTGGCGATCACCTTCGGCGTTGCATAGTCCGAAACAGCATATGCCCGCACGGCCGCCAGCACATCACCCGGTTTAGCCCCTCGGGGGCAACGCGTGGTGCAATCCCCACAATTATGGCACAGCCAAATGTCCGCATTACCGATCAGTTTGTCCTTTAATCCCCAGGCTGTGGCGATCATTTCTTTTCTGGGAAACGGCTTGTTTTCCGGCGAAATGGGGCACGCCACGGAGCAGGTCGCACACTGAAAACATTTTTTCACGTCCGCCCCGCCCAGCCGGATCACATCCTGAATAAAACTGATATCAGGATCCGCAAGGTATCTCTCCGCCATTGTGTTACCTCCTTATCATACCGAAGCCAGAAAACCGGCTTCGGATATCCGCTTAGAATTAGAAGCCCTTAAAGGGGTTCGGTCCCAGTCCTTCGATCACTTCAACAAAATCATTGATGATCTTCGGAATTTTGTCGTATTCATCAATGGCCAGGTTAAACTGGGCCACCCGCTCATTTTCAAGCGCCAAGCTTGCCAGCGCATCCCCGATTTTCTTCATTCGAATATCCGCCAGCTCACTGCCCTTGATAAAATGGCACTGATAATCATCCCCATGTTTGCATCCCAGAAGGAACACGCCATCCATCCCCTGACTTAAGGCGTCCTTGATCCAGATCACATTCATGGACCCCAGGCAGCGAATCGGAATAAGCCGAACATCGGCGGAATAGCTCAGTCCGTTCATTGCGGCAATGTCCAGGGCGGGCAACGCGTCGTTTTCACAGACAAGGCCGAGAATACGCATCGGGGGTTCACTGTA includes these proteins:
- a CDS encoding ATP-binding protein, which produces MDLYFSLPPLLSLSGFFGLGLLINFKAPRNRTNKLFIWICLLSSLLYLDILYAFNTGNRIAALWISRMDHLFVAFLVPLYLDFFHSYLGEKPPRFLIPAAHGIAFLFMCLALTPWYISDMARYAFGFFAKAGPLYPLFGIIGVAATAYVSMLVYRVVRKEPEAFRKKQLWFVFAGFGGLGVLNGLNFFPIHGVCVYPPGNFAFIPMALFAYGLSKHNLLHTDTFINRGLVYSVLTASLTCLYALIVTLMTKLFSRADVFNSVAFPFFFFLLVAIVFGPLKLQIQHLIDRFFFRKKYDYQQALKRISKTIVSVLNMDAIGNTLIQTVVDTMRVRACRLVVTPADGRAPICFSYPEDPQSCIQLLDQSHPLLRCLFKEQNPVEKQKLYRRLSEKGMAAVFRDMTENQVELAVPLIFKNQLNGYFLLGPKYSGEPFSREDIDLLETLSGQSALAIENARSYQRVDELNRKLEEKVVARTQALQQALEEKERTQEKLIRSESLAAIGQLVAGVAHELNNPLTSTVSLVQSSIEDLNDDVMSGARKETIEDLKFADKELRRARNIVTSLLSLSRQTDTYSEAVELNEVIRDALRVLYNQYKYRTFTLLERYAEDLPEIQGNFAGLGQVVLNIVQNAFQAMAGRDTVVELVTAYDRENRNVLFKCLDSGPGIPPSIRKDIFNPFFTTKAPGKGTGLGLYLCYEIVRKHSGELFYTDHDGGGAGFIMILPVKNEYAE
- the recN gene encoding DNA repair protein RecN codes for the protein MLQELTIRNIAIIDDLTIRFSEGLTILTGETGAGKSIIINAVNLLLGGRASTELVRTGADSAELEALFRIKPETPTARVMAEYNLEFSEGLLIRRIISRHDKHRIYINGRLATAQLLAAVAENLACVSGQHAHQGLLREETHLLILDRFGGLVPLREQMTSCYREMLPLMEKLKALQRSQNHSQEQAALLEFQKNEIDKIAPAPEEDTVLEKERARLKHAEALYQAVHGSIQALYGEQGAVVEQLAGVLKALSSAGRIDSDLTPMITTLTDTQFQIEDAVAALRAYADRLQMDERLLENVEARIDVLNKLKRKYGGNLGAVFSHREAIEAELAGMETLTEDIAAIRVQLDEKYARTATLARSLSEKRTQAAVGFAVQVEKELADLKMRDTTFEVSLTQVPAGKNVDAYLKLGEALMDESGMDRATFMIAPNVGEALKPLSKIASGGELSRVMLALMAISAQSESVGLVVFDEVDAGIGGDVAEMVGEKMVKLAKYHQVLCITHLPQIARFGNHHYYIAKQVSKGRTHTTILPLDEPARMQEIARMLGGVTITAATLSHAREMLTKGST
- the sat gene encoding sulfate adenylyltransferase; translated protein: MSNLIPPHGGKGLTCCLLEGAELAAEKKKAEGLKQVAISPRVKGDLIMIGIGGFSPLTGFMTRADWKGVCENFLLQDGTFWPVPVTLDASKAEADAIKEGDEIALYDPEGKEIMGTMKVTEKWAMSADDKKWECEKVFMGEGTKTAEDFWKIAKEDHPGVQMVMNQKDVCLAGTVKVLSEGEYPVKYKGIYQRPAESRKIFEDRGWKEVAALQLRNPMHRSHEYLAKIAVEVCDGVFIHSLVGNLKPGDIPAEVRVKCIDVLVKNYFVEDKVVQGGYPLDMRYAGPREGLLHATFRQNYGCSRMIIGRDHAGVGDFYGMFEAQTIFDKIPTPAEPGKALLCTPLKIDWTFYCVKCDGMASLRTCPHGKEDRVLLSGTMLRKGLSEGTPIADHFGREEVLDILREYYAGLTEKVAIKTHAAATGQK
- the qmoC gene encoding quinone-interacting membrane-bound oxidoreductase complex subunit QmoC, whose amino-acid sequence is MAERYLADPDISFIQDVIRLGGADVKKCFQCATCSVACPISPENKPFPRKEMIATAWGLKDKLIGNADIWLCHNCGDCTTRCPRGAKPGDVLAAVRAYAVSDYATPKVIAKAVQDPKKLPILLAIPAVIILVVGLILKMFGVDWLNFAPTGDHLWQADYIGNLLVDIIMVPTFMAAIVVFALGLKRFLADIHANALAEGKTDKETIDPKGFGQAFLRILPTIATHKKFNECTENVERSTAHMMVLFGFIGLFIVTGCFFAAEWIFHIDGPYSQINPIKWLANVAGIALVIGGFLLLKNRLANTKSVNSYWDWSLVGLVLGLGVTGMLTEMLRLGGLYDLSAIVYFLHLIFVWSLFAYTPFSKLAHLVYRTVAMTYMEYAGRK